A single genomic interval of Astyanax mexicanus isolate ESR-SI-001 chromosome 4, AstMex3_surface, whole genome shotgun sequence harbors:
- the LOC103021386 gene encoding tripartite motif-containing protein 16-like protein, with amino-acid sequence MLGRFPACLGRVACVSDAPFTSVSGEMKVKPPQSLFVSVRVVRNMAEAAVKTLDSLTCPICLDLLRDPVAIPCGHSFCLDCIKDCWHRDDQRGVYSCPQCRHTFTSKPVLNKNTVLAELAEAMRTTEVQAAADPPSLPAAAANGFSAGSEGEECDVCTGRKRAAVKSCLVCLASYCQAHLLPHFEISVYKKHKLVEVSVNQVKNQEKNQEKPQEKINAGSLLDKRLELEVDHIGRRRVSAAAERAEKQKMLVETRKESKQRIQQIEKNLWDLRQARKTLRCSAQAAEEDSEEIFTELIQSIKRRHSEVKELIQTQERAELRLAEELGKKLEKEITDLRRRDAKLEMLLRSEDHDEFLKSFQSFKSSKSFQSLSASSQPTHSSQIPTSPQFSMKKLKKAVAGVMEQVDPKLLKFSGGFSSFSKMATPLQKPQKPLPPPKPKMREVFLKFSCQLTLDPNTANRSLALSERNRKVSALQQHRKLRYPDHPERFDQVRQVLCRESLCGRSYWEVEIRASDVNIAVAYKSISRKGEDHKSGFGSNHQSWSLFYYSSSSTGPSFFFRHNKKYTELPAVSRSRRVGVYVDPGAGFLSFYSVSDTLTLLHRVQTTFTQPLYPGFGVYGCDDVLQICDHN; translated from the coding sequence ATGCTTGGGCGCTTTCCTGCCTGCTTAGGCAGGGTTGCTTGTGTTTCAGACGCACCCTTCACATCCGTTTCTGGAGAAATGAAAGTAAAGCCCCCTCAGTCTCTGTTTGTGTCTGTTCGAGTGGTGAGGAACATGGCAGAAGCTGCTGTGAAAACTCTGGACTCGCTGACCTGCCCCATCTGCCTGGACCTACTGAGGGATCCAGTGGCGATTCCCTGTGGACACAGCTTCTGTCTGGACTGTATTAAGGACTGCTGGCATCGAGATGATCAAAGGGGGGTCTACAGCTGCCCCCAGtgcagacacaccttcacctcGAAGCCTGTCCTCAACAAGAACACCGTGCTGGCTGAACTAGCCGAGGCTATGAGGACTACTGAGGTCCAAGCTGCTGCTGATCCTCCTTctcttcctgctgctgctgccaatGGTTTTTCTGCTGGATCTGAAGGTGAGGAGTGCGACGTTTGCACTGGGAGAAAACGTGCGGCTGTTAAATCCTGTCTGGTTTGTCTGGCCTCTTATTGTCAAGCTCATCTTCTGCCTCATTTTGAAATTTCCGTCTataagaagcacaagctggtgGAAGTCTCCGTGAACCAGGTAAAGAACCAGGAGAAGAACCAGGAGAAGCCTCAGGAGAAGATCAACGCAGGCTCTCTTCTCGATAAACGACTGGAACTGGAGGTTGACCACATCGGTCGTAGAAGAGTCTCGGCTGCAGCGGAAAGAGCTGAGAAGCAAAAGATGCTGGTGGAGACTCGTAAGGAATCCAAGCAGAGGATCCAACAGATTGAGAAGAACCTGTGGGACCTGAGGCAGGCTAGGAAGACTCTCAGATGCTCTGCACAAGCAGCAGAGGAGGACAGTGAGGAGATCTTCACCGAACTGATTCAGTCCATCAAGAGGAGACACTCCGAGGTGAAGGAACTGATCCAAACTCAGGAAAGAGCTGAACTGAGACTGGCGGAAGAGCTTGGGAAGAAACTGGAGAAGGAGATCACTGATCTGAGGAGGAGAGACGCCAAGCTGGAGATGCTTCTACGCTCAGAGGATCACGATGAGTTCCTCAAGAGTTTCCAGAGTTTCAAGAGTTCCAAGAGCTTCCAGTCACTCTCTGCTTCTTCTCAACCGACGCACTCATCCCAAATCCCAACCAGTCCACAGTTCTCCATGAAGAAACTGAAGAAGGCTGTTGCTGGAGTGATGGAACAAGTAGATCCCAAACTGCTCAAGTTCTCTGGAGGGTTTAGCTCATTTTCCAAGATGGCCACTCCTCTGCAGAAACCACAAAAGCCTTTACCGCCACCGAAACCGAAGATGAGAGAAGTCTTCCTGAAATTTTCCTGTCAGCTCACTCTAGATCCAAACACTGCGAACAGAAGTCTCGCTCTGTCTGAGAGGAACCGAAAAGTATCGGCTTTGCAGCAGCACCGTAAACTGCGATATCCCGATCATCCTGAGAGATTCGATCAAGTCCGGCAAGTTCTCTGCAGAGAAAGCCTGTGTGGACGCTCCTACTGGGAGGTCGAGATTAGAGCCAGCGATGTCAATATTGCAGTCGCTTATAAAagcatcagcaggaaaggagaagATCACAAGTCTGGATTTGGGTCTAATCATCAGTCCTGGAGTCTCTTCtactattcttcttcttctactggaCCCAGTTTCTTCTTCagacacaataaaaaatatactgaaCTCCCAGCAGTCTCCAGATCCAgaagagtaggagtgtatgtggatcccggcgcaggatttctgtccttctacagcgtctcgGACACACTGACTCTTCTCCACAGAGTCCAAACCACCTTCACCCAGCCCCTCTATCCCGGGTTTGGGGTTTATGGTTGTGACGATGTTCTTCAGATATGTGATCATAATTAA